The following coding sequences are from one Musa acuminata AAA Group cultivar baxijiao chromosome BXJ2-4, Cavendish_Baxijiao_AAA, whole genome shotgun sequence window:
- the LOC103983331 gene encoding subtilisin-like protease, with translation MEHRGPLVLKCCVLFLLLNGLAFRVSQGQLLPVVDDRGDSTTSYRLRTYIVHVKRPEGARLLTRHELKQWHESFLPNTTLDSGKRRLIYSYREVISGFAAKLTPEEATAMRSMEGFVYARLEVTHRIATTHTPQFLGLSQTGRAWDSGNEGKGVVIGVLDSGIWPHPSFGDDGMPAPPQKFKGSCIPLSGVTCNNKIVGARGFLEGEEVIAIDHHGHGTHVAGIAAANFVEGAEVLGMAAGKASGIAPKAHLSIYKVCFDDVECPDSGILAAIDQAIEDRVDILSMSLGTTAATSYYFEDAVQLGSLTALRHGIVPVTTAGNGGPMFNTVHHDAPWVLTVGATSTDRRIRAKVKLGNGEEFAGESAYQPDSFDSSIMRTIVYPGEDHCSAESLKTIDVRDRIVLCSAGQTEEVDKGKAVSEAGGAAMIIMNRKKDGYTTSAEAHVLPVSHLSYEDGSKVLAYFKSQKSSSTATIIFGGTVFEQRPSPTVASFSSRGPNNGNILKPDVLAPGVNILAAWPFMVGPNASATPSNPTFNMISGTSMAAPHVAGIVALIKNSHPNWSPSAIHSAIITSAKDTDSDGNYIIDEHTNEAANVFAVGAGQVNPSGALDPGLVYEIDPAIYPKYLCSLGYTTEMVELMWHESGVQCEAEKHINPWDLNYPSISVVLSPDEVIKVSRTVKHVDGSAETYRARVTAPPGMAVELSKQELQFSGPDKEDTFDIDISIESLDKTSRPYGRGKIEWDSGTHVVTTPIAVEIGF, from the coding sequence ATGGAGCACCGCGGGCCACTCGTCCTCAAGTGCTGCGTTCTCTTCCTGTTGTTGAACGGTTTGGCATTTCGTGTGAGCCAAGGCCAGCTTCTTCCCGTCGTCGATGACCGAGGAGACAGCACGACGTCGTACCGCCTCAGGACTTACATCGTCCATGTCAAGAGGCCCGAAGGCGCACGTCTGCTCACCAGGCATGAGCTTAAGCAGTGGCACGAGTCCTTCCTTCCCAACACCACTCTCGACTCCGGGAAGCGCCGGCTCATCTACTCGTACCGCGAGGTCATCAGTGGGTTCGCCGCGAAGCTGACGCCCGAGGAAGCGACGGCCATGAGATCCATGGAGGGGTTCGTGTATGCACGACTGGAGGTGACGCATCGGATCGCGACGACCCACACACCGCAGTTCCTGGGGCTGAGCCAGACGGGGAGGGCTTGGGACTCCGGGAACGAGGGCAAAGGCGTCGTCATTGGGGTGCTAGACAGCGGGATCTGGCCCCATCCCTCCTTTGGCGACGACGGAATGCCGGCTCCGCCGCAGAAGTTCAAAGGGTCTTGCATCCCTTTGAGTGGTGTTACCTGCAACAACAAGATCGTCGGGGCCAGGGGTTTTCTTGAAGGTGAAGAGGTCATCGCCATCGATCACCATGGCCATGGGACGCATGTGGCTGGCATTGCAGCTGCCAACTTCGTCGAAGGTGCTGAGGTCCTTGGCATGGCGGCCGGCAAGGCCTCCGGGATCGCACCCAAAGCTCACCTCTCCATCTACAAGGTGTGCTTTGATGACGTGGAATGCCCCGACTCTGGCATTTTAGCTGCCATCGATCAAGCTATCGAGGACAGGGTCGACATACTGTCAATGTCTTTGGGAACTACTGCCGCGACGAGCTACTATTTCGAAGATGCCGTTCAACTCGGCTCGCTCACAGCACTGCGTCACGGTATCGTCCCCGTCACCACCGCCGGCAACGGAGGCCCCATGTTCAACACAGTGCACCATGACGCGCCGTGGGTCTTGACCGTCGGCGCCACCTCTACCGACCGGAGAATAAGAGCCAAGGTGAAGCTTGGAAACGGGGAGGAGTTCGCCGGCGAGTCTGCTTACCAACCTGACTCCTTCGATTCATCCATCATGCGCACCATCGTGTACCCTGGCGAGGATCACTGCTCCGCCGAATCACTTAAGACCATCGACGTGCGTGACAGGATCGTTCTTTGTTCTGCTGGTCAAACAGAGGAGGTCGACAAGGGCAAGGCGGTCTCTGAAGCGGGAGGCGccgccatgatcatcatgaaccgaAAAAAGGATGGTTACACTACCAGTGCCGAGGCTCACGTCCTCCCAGTATCTCATCTGAGCTACGAGGACGGATCGAAAGTCCTTGCATACTTCAAATCACAGAAAAGCTCGAGCACAGCAACGATCATCTTCGGTGGCACGGTTTTCGAGCAGCGGCCATCTCCGACCGTAGCTTCGTTTTCTTCCAGGGGACCGAACAATGGCAACATTCTCAAGCCGGACGTCCTAGCGCCTGGCGTGAACATATTAGCGGCATGGCCATTCATGGTCGGACCTAATGCTAGCGCAACCCCGTCGAACCCCACGTTCAACATGATAAGTGGCACCTCCATGGCAGCTCCTCACGTCGCTGGCATCGTGGCGCTGATCAAGAACAGCCACCCAAACTGGAGTCCTTCCGCGATCCATTCAGCCATCATAACGTCCGCCAAGGACACAGACTCCGACGGCAACTACATCATCGACGAGCACACCAACGAAGCCGCCAACGTCTTCGCCGTCGGCGCCGGGCAGGTTAATCCATCGGGAGCTCTGGATCCAGGCCTGGTTTACGAGATCGATCCGGCTATCTACCCCAAATACCTCTGTTCCTTAGGGTACACCACCGAGATGGTCGAGCTAATGTGGCACGAGAGCGGAGTCCAGTGCGAAGCGGAGAAGCATATCAATCCATGGGACTTGAATTACCCTTCCATCTCGGTGGTTCTTTCTCCCGACGAGGTGATCAAAGTTTCTCGGACCGTGAAGCACGTCGATGGATCGGCGGAGACCTACCGTGCTAGAGTTACCGCGCCGCCAGGGATGGCAGTGGAGCTCTCGAAACAGGAGCTTCAATTCTCTGGGCCCGACAAAGAAGACACCTTCGACATCGACATCAGCATCGAGTCTTTAGACAAGACCAGCAGACCCTACGGAAGAGGCAAAATTGAGTGGGATTCTGGTACGCATGTCGTGACGACCCCCATCGCCGTCGAAATTGGTTTCTGA